In Arachis hypogaea cultivar Tifrunner chromosome 17, arahy.Tifrunner.gnm2.J5K5, whole genome shotgun sequence, a single window of DNA contains:
- the LOC140181031 gene encoding uncharacterized protein isoform X2 → MLRLEEESVSDPAQQKMIVVRMETYSQSELLDIVPIQVRMPMSQTTAVSHVPPVEPSPPKSPSEKINEETTKCTPQSQKPAESTSIVPPAPSKINPPPEATTTLMMIFNTASYIAKQFSAPSFSLDFTDSSQEETLTQGGNQDLRRKKSPETPILIEELEELVKKIASAGVKVAMDFAEGKSPPHEKQPADQIFKKIEAPTRSKELSAEMKEKCYLWATNVKTYWDGSTNEYDPVCTLNAQEPLILSKIHFASLAASKYIEVEGYVIFRMRVYTGGTSQEK, encoded by the exons AT GTTGAGATTGGAAGAAGAATCGGTCAGTGACCCAGCTCAACAGAAGATGATCGTTGTTCGGATGGAGACATATTCGCAATCTGAACTGCTTGATAT AGTTCCGATTCAAGTACGCATGCCTATGTCCCAGACAACAGCAGTAAGCCATGTGCCACCAGTTGAACCATCCCCCCCAAAGTCCCCAAGTGAGAAAATTAATGAAGAAACAACCAAGTG CACTCCACAATCCCAGAAACCTGCTGAAAGCACATCCATAGTGCcaccagctccatctaaaat TAATCCACCCCCTGAAGCCACTACTACATTAATGATGATCTTCAACACAGCATCCTATATAGCAAAACAATTTTCGGCGCCGTCATTCAGCCTCGACTTCACTGATTCAAGTCAAGAAGAAACCTTGACTCAAGGGGGCAACCAAGATCTCAGAAGGAAAAAAAGTCCTGAGACACCTATACTAATTGAAGAATTAGAGGAGCTGGTGAAGAAAATTGCAAGCGCTGGGGTTAAGGTAGCAATGGACTTTGCAGAGGGTAAAAGTCCCCCGCACGAAAAGCAACCTGCCgaccaaatttttaaaaaaattgaagctCCTACAAGGAGTAAGGAATTGTCGGCTGAAATGAAAGAGAAGTGCTACCTTTGGGCCACAAATGTAAAGACATACTGGGATGGAAGTACTAATGAGTATGACCCAGTGTGCACCCTCAATGCCCAAGAACCATTGATACTATCAAAAATCCATTTTGCATCTCTAGCAGCTAGCAAATATATCGAAGTTGAG ggGTATGTGATTTTTCGAATGAGGGTATATACTGGTGGAACCTCTCAAGAAAAATGA
- the LOC140181031 gene encoding uncharacterized protein isoform X1, whose product MLRLEEESVSDPAQQKMIVVRMETYSQSELLDIVPIQVRMPMSQTTAVSHVPPVEPSPPKSPSEKINEETTKCTPQSQKPAESTSIVPPAPSKINPPPEATTTLMMIFNTASYIAKQFSAPSFSLDFTDSSQEETLTQGGNQDLRRKKSPETPILIEELEELVKKIASAGVKVAMDFAEGKSPPHEKQPADQIFKKIEAPTRSKELSAEMKEKCYLWATNVKTYWDGSTNEYDPVCTLNAQEPLILSKIHFASLAASKYIEVEIVNAMCLILNKQNIKRFKEEIYCLPHNIVVRCIGLNFGCICVIFWVY is encoded by the exons AT GTTGAGATTGGAAGAAGAATCGGTCAGTGACCCAGCTCAACAGAAGATGATCGTTGTTCGGATGGAGACATATTCGCAATCTGAACTGCTTGATAT AGTTCCGATTCAAGTACGCATGCCTATGTCCCAGACAACAGCAGTAAGCCATGTGCCACCAGTTGAACCATCCCCCCCAAAGTCCCCAAGTGAGAAAATTAATGAAGAAACAACCAAGTG CACTCCACAATCCCAGAAACCTGCTGAAAGCACATCCATAGTGCcaccagctccatctaaaat TAATCCACCCCCTGAAGCCACTACTACATTAATGATGATCTTCAACACAGCATCCTATATAGCAAAACAATTTTCGGCGCCGTCATTCAGCCTCGACTTCACTGATTCAAGTCAAGAAGAAACCTTGACTCAAGGGGGCAACCAAGATCTCAGAAGGAAAAAAAGTCCTGAGACACCTATACTAATTGAAGAATTAGAGGAGCTGGTGAAGAAAATTGCAAGCGCTGGGGTTAAGGTAGCAATGGACTTTGCAGAGGGTAAAAGTCCCCCGCACGAAAAGCAACCTGCCgaccaaatttttaaaaaaattgaagctCCTACAAGGAGTAAGGAATTGTCGGCTGAAATGAAAGAGAAGTGCTACCTTTGGGCCACAAATGTAAAGACATACTGGGATGGAAGTACTAATGAGTATGACCCAGTGTGCACCCTCAATGCCCAAGAACCATTGATACTATCAAAAATCCATTTTGCATCTCTAGCAGCTAGCAAATATATCGAAGTTGAG ATTGTCAATGCTATGTGTCTGATTCTGaacaaacaaaatattaaaagatttaaaGAAGAAATTTACTGTCTGCCCCATAATATTGTGGTAAGGTGTATTGGACtcaattttgggtgtatttgtgTAATATTTTGGGTGTATTAA
- the LOC112767305 gene encoding F-box protein At4g18380 produces the protein MNFPSILTQKNHQLNSSSSSSPFELLPDDVILIIFNKVQDAKTLISCFSFNKHLASIVYQTNIISLSFLAPHHYSYLSSLSYYKRNARNIKRRYNNYRKLTSADSVDLVNSAVINFLATNLLESGGGDDEFDDDSPSLRLQPFHQISHLNVEICSDLITSSDDVFRWKARFGSKMKSWSLLCCSMVLQRFVVGDWLPEWPRAMAYNRFRFRENRMNSCFKSAFERYELVKEMAAQFPTLKTMKVSDVNKEGMLAMTEEEMRDMRGCSSLKEEEESNNLLLGMWYVPLLELPMANCTWKDAMMIVILPVESKGREVDCIFDGNAEEKMMFSEAIREMLKPNKADHRGWRLQSAKIQFR, from the coding sequence ATGAATTTTCCTTCCATTTTGACGCAAAAGAACCATCAATTAaacagtagtagtagtagtagtccaTTTGAGCTTCTCCCAGATGATGTCATACTCATAATATTCAACAAAGTTCAAGATGCCAAAACCCTAATCAGctgtttctctttcaacaagCATCTTGCATCTATTGTCTACCAAACCAATATCATATCACTCTCATTCCTTGCCCCTCATCATTACTCATACCTTTCATCTCTTTCCTACTACAAAAGAAATGCTAGAAACATAAAAAGAAGATATAATAATTATAGGAAACTCACCAGTGCTGATTCCGTAGACTTGGTCAACTCTGCTGTCATCAATTTCCTAGCCACCAACCTCCTCGAAAGCGGAGGCGGCGACGACGAGTTCGACGATGATTCTCCCTCCCTGCGCCTCCAACCATTCCACCAAATCTCGCACCTCAACGTTGAGATATGTTCAGATCTGATCACAAGTTCCGACGATGTCTTCCGATGGAAAGCTAGATTTGGCAGCAAGATGAAGAGTTGGTCCTTGCTTTGCTGCTCAATGGTGCTTCAACGATTCGTGGTCGGTGATTGGTTGCCGGAATGGCCAAGAGCGATGGCGTACAACAGATTCCGATTCCGAGAGAATCGGATGAATTCGTGCTTCAAATCAGCGTTTGAGAGGTATGAGTTGGTAAAAGAGATGGCGGCGCAATTTCCGACGCTAAAGACGATGAAAGTGAGTGATGTGAATAAGGAAGGAATGTTAGCGATGACGGAGGAAGAGATGCGTGATATGAGGGGTTGTTCATcgttgaaggaagaagaagagagtaaTAATCTTTTGTTAGGGATGTGGTATGTGCCATTGTTGGAACTACCAATGGCGAATTGCACGTGGAAAGATGCAATGATGATTGTGATTCTTCCTGTGGAAAGTAAGGGTAGAGAGGTTGATTGCATATTTGACGGCAATGCGGaggagaagatgatgttctcggAGGCCATAAGAGAGATGCTCAAGCCAAACAAGGCTGACCACCGTGGCTGGAGATTGCAATCCGCTAAAATTCAATTCCGATGA
- the LOC112765513 gene encoding serine--glyoxylate aminotransferase: MDYVYAPGRNHLFVPGPVNIPEPVIRAMNRNNEDYRSPAIPALTKTLLEDVKKIFKTTTGVPFLIPTTGTGAWESALTNTLSPGDRIVSFLIGQFSLLWIDQQQRLNFDVDVVESEWGQGANLDVLESKLASDTSHTIKAICIVHNETATGVTNNLAKVRQLLDDYQHPALFLVDGVSSICALDFRMDEWGIDVALTGSQKALSLPTGMGIVCASPKALEASKTAKSVRVFFDWKDYLKFYQMGTYWPYTPSIQLLYGLRAALDLIFEEGLENVIIRHKRLGKATRLAVEAWGLKNCTQKEEWVSDTVTAVVVPPDIDSAEIVRIAWKRYNMNLGLGLNKVAGKVFRIGHLGNLNELQLLGCLAGVEMILKDVGYPVKLGSGVGAASAYLQNNIPLIPSRI, encoded by the exons ATGGATTACGTTTACGCGCCAGGAAGAAACCATCTCTTTGTTCCAGGGCCTGTCAACATCCCTGAGCCGGTCATCCGGGCGATGAACCGAAACAACGAGGATTACCGTTCTCCGGCGATTCCTGCATTGACTAAAACCCTGCTTGAGGATGTCAAGAAGATTTTCAAGACTACTACTGGAGTCCCATTTCTCATCCCTACAACTG GTACCGGTGCATGGGAGAGTGCACTGACAAACACATTGTCTCCGGGGGATCGAATCGTATCATTCTTGATCGGGCAATTCAGCTTGCTGTGGATTGATCAGCAACAACGCCTCAACTTCGATGTTGATGTTGTCGAAAGCGAATGGGGCCAGGGTGCAAATCTTGATGTTCTGGAATCAAAGCTTGCTTCGGATACTTCTCACACTATAAAGGCAATTTGCATTGTCCACAATGAAACTGCAACTGGTGTCACCAATAACTTGGCCAAAGTTAGACAACTTCTTG ATGACTACCAGCATCCAGCTCTGTTCCTTGTGGATGGAGTTTCTTCGATTTGTGCACTCGATTTCCGCATGGACGAATGGGGAATTGATGTGGCCTTGACTGGCTCCCAGAAAGCTCTTTCGCTTCCCACAGGGATGGGTATTGTGTGTGCAAGCCCCAAAGCACTTGAGGCTTCAAAGACTGCTAAATCAGTGAGAGTTTTCTTTGATTGGAAGGACTACTTGAAATTCTATCAGATGGGAACTTATTGGCCATACACTCCTTCCATTCAATTGTTGTATGGCCTCAGAGCAGCTCTTGATCTCATCTTTGAGGAAGGACTTGAAAATGTTATCATAAGGCATAAACGTTTAGGCAAAGCAACCAG GCTTGCAGTAGAGGCATGGGGTTTGAAGAATTGCACCCAAAAGGAAGAGTGGGTCAGTGACACTGTGACTGCAGTTGTTGTTCCACCTGACATTGATAGCGCTGAAATAGTGAGAATTGCATGGAAGAGATACAACATGAATTTAGGATTGGGATTAAACAAAGTTGCTGGCAAGGTTTTCAGAATAGGACATCTTGGCAACTTGAATGAG TTGCAACTGTTGGGTTGTCTTGCTGGTGTGGAGATGATACTCAAAGATGTTGGTTATCCTGTGAAGCTTGGAAGTGGTGTTGGTGCTGCCAGTGCTTACTTACAGAACAATATTCCTCTGATCCCTTCCAGGATTTGA
- the LOC112767304 gene encoding F-box protein AUF2 yields the protein MGSVSTYKRKEPEPNSPFDTLPDDVIQLILNRVKDAKTLVRCLTLNKRFASIIPQTDVVSLPLFVSQRPHHNNNQNNNGNNNNFSRGNPVNLVKSVVSYLIAKFRRRNNRHSNRGGEGDNSVPDSLCQCAPKLLKPFRRITHLHFELHTIGGTVDKEFLKWKAIYGSELKTCGVLCATSFRRSNDGESVPLKEEQQEDETVPHPPPSVPTEEFKARIMWTISCLISASARHFLLKQMLAQFPTLKTATISDARRQGKLSMGEDEIRDLRESLKEEGATELTAERVVPDLRMRMWYAPELELPAARCVLKGATLLVIGPANSKEEMVPPADIGYDGDAAEQALFAEAQREIVKMKKRSCYVMEMTSF from the coding sequence ATGGGTTCAGTTTCTACTTACAAAAGAAAAGAGCCAGAGCCAAACAGCCCCTTTGACACACTACCGGACGATGTTATCCAGCTTATACTCAACAGAGTCAAAGACGCTAAGACCCTCGTTCGTTGCCTCACACTAAACAAGCGTTTCGCTTCTATTATCCCCCAAACCGACGTCGTTTCACTCCCACTCTTCGTCTCTCAACGCCCTCACCacaacaataatcaaaataataatggaaataaTAACAATTTCAGCAGGGGCAATCCtgtaaatttagttaaatcagtgGTCAGTTACCTCATCGCTAAATTCCGCCGCCGCAACAACCGTCACAGCAACCGCGGTGGTGAAGGCGATAATTCTGTCCCTGATTCTCTGTGCCAGTGCGCTCCGAAGCTACTCAAACCGTTCCGCCGCATCACGCACCTTCATTTCGAGCTCCACACCATTGGCGGCACCGTCGACAAGGAGTTCCTCAAATGGAAAGCGATCTACGGCAGCGAGCTCAAGACTTGCGGTGTTCTCTGCGCGACTTCGTTTCGCCGATCTAACGACGGCGAGTCGGTGCCGTTGAAAGAGGAACAACAGGAGGATGAAACGGTGCCTCATCCGCCGCCGTCGGTGCCGACTGAAGAGTTCAAGGCTCGGATCATGTGGACAATCTCGTGCTTGATCTCGGCGTCGGCGAGGCATttcttgctgaagcagatgctaGCGCAGTTTCCGACGCTGAAGACGGCGACGATAAGTGATGCGAGGAGGCAGGGGAAGTTGTCCATGGGGGAGGACGAGATCCGAGATCTGAGGGAGTCGCTGAAGGAGGAAGGCGCGACGGAGCTAACGGCGGAGCGTGTGGTGCCGGACCTTAGGATGAGGATGTGGTACGCGCCGGAGCTTGAGCTTCCGGCGGCGAGGTGCGTGCTGAAAGGAGCGACGCTGCTCGTGATTGGACCTGCTAACAGCAAGGAGGAGATGGTTCCTCCAGCGGATATCGGTTATGACGGTGATGCGGCAGAGCAGGCGTTGTTCGCGGAGGCGCAGAGAGAGATCGTGAAGATGAAGAAGCGGAGTTGCTACGTGATGGAAATGACGTCGTTTTGA